A window from Gorilla gorilla gorilla isolate KB3781 chromosome 21, NHGRI_mGorGor1-v2.1_pri, whole genome shotgun sequence encodes these proteins:
- the MMP9 gene encoding matrix metalloproteinase-9, giving the protein MSLWQPLVLVLLVLGCCFAAPRQRQSTFVLFPGDLRTNLTDRQLAEEYLYRYGYTRVAEMRGESKSLGPALLLLQKQLSLPETGELDSATLKAMRTPRCGVPDLGRFQTFEGDLKWHHHNITYWIENYSEDLPRAVIDDAFARAFALWSAVTPLTFTRVYSRDADIVIQFGVAEHGDGYPFDGKDGLLAHAFPPGPGIQGDAHFDDDELWSLGKGVVVPTRFGNADGAACHFPFIFEGRSYSACTTDGRSDGLPWCSTTANYDTDDRFGFCPSERLYTQGGNADGKPCQFPFIFQGQSYSACTTDGRSDGYRWCATTANYDRDKRFGFCPTRADSTVMGGNSAGELCVFPFTFLGKEYSTCTSEGRGDGRLWCATTSNFDTDKKWGFCPDQGYSLFLVAAHEFGHALGLDHSSVPEALMYPMYRFTEGPPLHKDDVNGIRHLYGPRPEPEPRPPTTTTPQPTAPPTVCPTGPPTVRPSERPTAGPTGPPSAGPTGPPTAGPSTATTVPLSPVDDACNVNIFDAIAEIGNQLYLFKDGKYWRFSEGRGSRPQGPFLIADKWPALPRKLDSVFEEPLSKKLFFFSGRQVWVYTGASVLGPRRLDKLGLGADVAQVTGALRSGRGKMLLFSGRRLWRFDVKAQMVDPRSASEVDRMFPGVPLDTHDVFQYREKAYFCQDRFYWRVSSRSELNQVDQVGYVTYDILQCPED; this is encoded by the exons ATGAGCCTCTGGCAGCCCCTGGTCCTGGTGCTCCTGGTGCTGGGCTGCTGCTTTGCTGCCCCCAGACAGCGCCAGTCCACCTTTGTGCTCTTCCCTGGAGACCTGAGAACCAATCTCACCGACAGGCAGCTGGCAGAG GAATACCTGTACCGCTATGGTTACACTCGTGTGGCAGAGATGCGCGGAGAGTCGAAATCTCTGGGGCCTGCGCTGCTGCTTCTCCAGAAGCAACTGTCCCTGCCCGAGACCGGTGAGCTGGACAGCGCCACGCTGAAGGCCATGCGAACGCCACGGTGCGGGGTCCCAGACCTGGGCAGATTCCAAACCTTTGAGGGCGACCTCAAGTGGCACCACCACAACATCACCTACTG GATCGAAAACTACTCGGAAGACTTGCCGCGGGCGGTGATTGACGACGCCTTTGCCCGCGCCTTCGCACTGTGGAGCGCGGTGACGCCGCTCACCTTCACTCGCGTGTACAGCCGGGACGCAGACATCGTCATCCAGTTTGGTGTCGCGG AGCACGGAGACGGGTATCCCTTCGACGGGAAGGACGGGCTCCTGGCACACGCCTTTCCTCCTGGCCCCGGCATTCAGGGAGACGCCCATTTCGACGATGACGAGTTGTGGTCCCTGGGCAAGGGCGTCG TGGTTCCAACTCGGTTTGGAAACGCAGATGGCGCGGCCTGCCACTTCCCCTTCATCTTCGAGGGCCGCTCCTACTCTGCCTGCACCACCGACGGTCGCTCCGACGGCTTGCCCTGGTGCAGTACCACGGCCAACTACGACACCGACGACCGGTTTGGCTTCTGCCCCAGCGAGA GACTCTACACCCAGGGCGGCAATGCTGATGGGAAACCCTGCCAGTTTCCATTCATCTTCCAAGGCCAATCCTACTCCGCCTGCACCACGGACGGTCGCTCCGACGGCTACCGCTGGTGCGCCACCACCGCCAACTACGACCGGGACAAGCGCTTCGGCTTCTGCCCGACTCGAG CTGACTCGACGGTGATGGGGGGCAACTCGGCGGGGGAGCTGTGCgtcttccccttcactttcctgGGTAAGGAGTACTCGACCTGTACCAGCGAGGGCCGCGGAGATGGGCGCCTCTGGTGCGCTACCACCTCGAACTTTGACACCGACAAGAAGTGGGGCTTCTGCCCGGACCAAG gATACAGTTTGTTCCTCGTGGCGGCGCATGAGTTCGGCCACGCGCTGGGCTTAGATCATTCCTCAGTGCCGGAGGCGCTCATGTACCCTATGTACCGCTTCACTGAGGGGCCACCCTTGCATAAGGACGACGTGAATGGCATCCGGCACCTCTATG GTCCTCGCCCTGAACCTGAGCCACGGCCTCCAACCACCACCACACCGCAGCCCACGGCTCCCCCGACGGTCTGCCCCACCGGACCCCCCACTGTCCGCCCCTCAGAGCGCCCCACAGCTGGCCCCACAGGTCCCCCCTCAGCTGGCCCCACAGGTCCCCCCACTGCTGGCCCTTCTACGGCCACTACTGTGCCTTTGAGTCCGGTGGACGATGCCTGCAACGTGAACATCTTCGACGCCATCGCGGAGATTGGGAACCAGCTGTATTTGTTCAAGGATGG GAAGTACTGGCGATTCTCTGAGGGCAGGGGGAGCCGGCCGCAGGGCCCCTTCCTTATCGCCGACAAGTGGCCCGCGCTGCCCCGCAAGCTGGACTCGGTCTTTGAGGAGCCGCTCTCCAAGaagcttttcttcttctctg GGCGCCAGGTGTGGGTGTACACAGGCGCGTCGGTACTGGGCCCGAGGCGTCTGGACAAGCTGGGCCTGGGCGCCGACGTGGCCCAGGTGACCGGGGCCCTCCGGAGTGGCAGGGGGAAGATGCTGCTGTTCAGCGGGCGGCGCCTCTGGAG GTTCGACGTGAAGGCGCAGATGGTGGATCCCCGGAGCGCCAGCGAGGTGGACCGGATGTTCCCCGGGGTGCCTTTGGACACGCACGACGTCTTCCAGTACCGAG AGAAAGCCTATTTCTGCCAGGACCGCTTCTACTGGCGCGTGAGTTCCCGGAGTGAGTTGAACCAGGTGGACCAAGTGGGCTATGTGACCTATGACATCCTGCAGTGCCCTGAGGACTAG